A genomic segment from Anticarsia gemmatalis isolate Benzon Research Colony breed Stoneville strain chromosome 12, ilAntGemm2 primary, whole genome shotgun sequence encodes:
- the LOC142977108 gene encoding uncharacterized protein LOC142977108 isoform X1 yields the protein MPRKRGSKADTDIDPNVKVVNESEALSPRQRRNMERVEMLARPTARRLRSLWDEKCAILPRDRRDKIKSALEEDYFLSPEQTEQYFQAISDSTKRWTGPSTDTRKDNADRNKELMQRQRWLVNFSAQVAYRLCDYIAKGQKEMLVSNRLRSIADVVLERVADILGEPKPTRTNPGRLPRFMVAISDRIAVWIENAVYRADALEPLETASVDEHMRLDAEKPLIC from the exons atgcCTCGAAAAAGAGGATCCAAAGCAGATACCGACATCGATCCAAATGTAAAAGTAGTAAATG AAAGCGAGGCTTTGTCTCCTCGTCAACGCCGCAACATGGAAAGGGTAGAGATGCTCGCTCGGCCAACTGCGCGTCGACTCCGTTCGCTATGGGATGAAAAATGTGCTATACTCCCTCGTGATAGGagagataaaattaaaagtgcCTTGGAAGAGGACTACTTCCTTAGTCCAGA ACAAACGGAACAATACTTTCAAGCGATAAGTGATTCCACAAAGCGTTGGACGGGCCCGAGTACGGACACTCGCAAGGATAATGCTGACAGAAATAAAGAACTAATGCAGCGACAAAGGTGGCTCGTCAACTTTAGCGCTCAG GTGGCGTATCGCTTGTGTGACTACATAGCCAAAGGACAGAAAGAGATGTTGGTTTCCAATCGTTTGCGAAGTATAGCCGACGTTGTGTTGGAGAGAGTCGCAGATATTCTAG GTGAGCCGAAACCGACACGTACGAACCCGGGGCGTCTTCCTCGGTTCATGGTCGCTATCTCTGATCGGATTGCGGTGTGGATTGAGAACGCAGTGTATAGAGCTGATGCTTTAGAACCGCTCGAGACTGCATCTGTGGACGAGCATATGCGACTTGATGCGGAAAAACCTCTTATATGTTAA
- the crn gene encoding pre-mRNA splicing factor crn encodes MDGKTTKMPKVAKVKNKAPAEIQITAEQLLREAKERDLEILPPPPKQKISDPEELRDYQHRKRKAFEDNIRKNRLVIGNWLKYAQWEESQKQVQRARSIYERALDVDHRNVTLWLKYTEMEMRNRQVNHARNLWDRAVTILPRVSQFWYKYTYMEEMLENIAGARQVFERWMEWQPDEQAWQTYINFELRYKELDRAREIYERFVMVHPDVKNWIKYAKFEENHGFINGSRKVYERAVEFFGDEDLDERLFIAFAKFEENQKEHDRARVIYKYALDHIPKDRNKELYKAYTIHEKKYGDRSGIEDVIVNKRKYMYEQEVIENPTNYDAWFDYIRLVENEGNVDDIRDTYERAIANVPPSKDKQFWRRYIYLWINYALYEELEAEDVERTRQVYRTCLELIPHKIFTFSKIWLMYAQFEVRCKDLKQARKTLGMALGICPRDKLYRGYIDLEIQLREFDRCRILYQKFLEYGPENCITWIKFAELETLLGDTDRARAIYEIAVGQQRLDMPELLWKSYIDFEVQQGETEKARQLYERLLERTVHVKVWLSYAKFELNAENADNINVELARRVYERANDSLRSAGEKEARVLLLEAWKDFETEIGDEEKLEKVMGKMPRRVKKRQKIVSEGGVEEGWEEVFDYIFPEDEMVRPNLKLLAAAKQWRKQKEVTQPEPTAETEQTENEEQEEQASPDKNIDNDDENSKSGDSES; translated from the exons ATGGATGGAAAAACTACTAAAATGCCCAAAGTGGCAAAG GTCAAGAATAAAGCACCAGCAGAAATACAAATCACTGCTGAGCAACTGCTACGAGAAGCCAAAGAAAGAGACTTAGAAATATTACCACCTCCGCCAAAACAGAAGATCTCTGATCCAGAAGAACTAAGAGATTATCAACATCGTAAGAGGAAGGCATTTGAAGATAACATTCGAAAAAATAGGCTT GTCATTGGAAACTGGCTCAAATATGCTCAGTGGGAAGAATCACAAAAGCAGGTGCAGAGAGCAAGGTCCATTTATGAAAGAGCTCTTGATGTGGATCATAGAAATGTTACCCTGTG gTTGAAATACACAGAAATGGAGATGAGGAACAGACAAGTGAATCATGCTCGAAACTTATGGGACAGAGCTGTTACTATACTTCCTAGAGTCTCTCAATTCTGGTACAAATACACTTACATGGAAGAGATGTTAGAGAACATTGCTGGAGCTAGACAA GTGTTTGAACGGTGGATGGAATGGCAGCCAGATGAACAAGCATGGCAGACATACATCAATTTTGAATTAAGATACAAAGAGTTGGATAGAGCCCGGGAAATTTATGAAAGATTTGTAATGGTACATCCAGATGTTAAAAACTGGATAAAATATGCAAAGTTTGAGGAAAACCATGGATTTATAAATGGATCAAGAAAAGTATATGAAAGAGCTGTAGAATTTTTTGGTGATGAAGATCTTGATGAAagattatttattgcatttgcTAAGTTTGAAGAAAATCAAAAAGAGCATGACAGAGCGAGAGTGATTTATAAATATGCTTTAGACCATATTCCAAAAGACAGAAACAAGGAACTGTATAAAGCATACACcatacatgaaaaaaaatatggtgaCAGATCTGGTATTGAAGATGTTATTGTCAATAAgagaaaatatatgtatgaacAGGAAGTGATTGAGAACCCTACCAACTATGATGCATGGTTTGATTACATTAGGCTTGTAGAGAATGAAGGGAATGTTGATGATATACGTGATACTTATGAAAGAGCCATAGCCAATGTGCCTCCATCAAAAGATAAGCAGTTCTGGAGACGTTACATTTATCTTTGGATTAATTATGCTCTTTATGAAGAATTGGAAGCAGAAGATGTTGAAAGGACTAGGCAGGTTTACAGAACATGTTTAGAGTTAAtaccacataaaatatttactttttcaaaaatatggcTGATGTATGCACAGTTTGAAGTTAGGTGCAAGGATTTAAAACAGGCCAGAAAAACATTGGGTATGGCTTTGGGTATTTGCCCTAGGGATAAGTTATACAGGGGCTATATAGACCTGGAAATCCAGCTCAGAGAATTTGACCGATGTAGAATATTGTACCAAAAGTTTTTGGAATATGGTCCTGAAAACTGTATAACATGGATAAAGTTTGCAGAATTGGAAACTTTACTGGGTGATACAGATAGAGCTAGAGCAATTTACGAAATAGCTGTCGGGCAGCAGCGACTAGATATGCCTGAATTGCTCTGGAAAAGTTACATTGATTTTGAAGTGCAACAAGGAGAAACTGAGAAAGCTAGACAACTTTATGAAAGATTGTTGGAGAGGACAGTACATGTTAAAGTTTGGTTATCATATGCTAAGTTTGAACTTAATGCAGAGAATGCTGATAACATAAATGTTGAATTAGCCAGACGTGTATATGAACGTGCTAATGACAGTCTAAGAAGTGCTGGTGAAAAAGAGGCAAGAGTACTTCTACTTGAAGCTTGGAAAGATTTTGAGACTGAAATTGGAGATGAAGAGAAACTTGAAAAGGTTATGGGCAAAATGCCTAGAAGAGTTAAGAAAAGACAGAAGATTGTTAGTGAGGGAGGAGTTGAAGAAGGATGGGAAGAAGTATTTGACTATATTTTCCCTGAAGATGAAATGGTCAGACCAAATCTTAAATTGCTGGCTGCTGCGAAACAATGGCGAAAACAAAAAGAAGTTACACAACCAGAACCAACTGCAGAAACTGAACAAACTGAAAATGAAGAACAAGAAGAACAGGCATCTCCAGACAAGAACattgataatgatgatgaaaacAGTAAGAGTGGTGACAGTGAAAGTTGA
- the Naa20A gene encoding N-alpha-acetyltransferase 20 A isoform X1 yields the protein MTTIRPFMCEDMLKFNNVNLDPLTETYGLSFYTQYLAHWPEYFQVVESPSGEIMGYIMGKAEGLGENWHGHVTALTVSPEYRRLGLAATLMNILEDVSEKKKAYFVDLFVRVSNKVAINMYKNLGYIVYRTVLEYYSGDPDEDAYDMRKACSRDVNKKSVIPLSHPVRPDEVD from the exons ATGACTACAATTAGACCATTTATGTGTGAAGATATGTTGAAGTTCAATAATGT TAACTTAGACCCTTTAACGGAGACGTATGGGTTGTCATTTTACACCCAATATTTGGCGCATTGGCCTGAATATTTTCAAGTAGTTGAATCGCCCAGTGGTGAAATAATGGGATaca TAATGGGCAAGGCTGAGGGTCTTGGTGAAAACTGGCATGGTCATGTAACTGCCTTAACTGTTAGTCCTGAATATAGAAGATTAGGACTTGCAGCTAcacttatgaatattttagaaGATGTCTCTGAAAA AAAGAAGGCCTATTTTGTAGACCTATTTGTTAGAGTGAGCAACAAAGTGGCAATCAATATGTATAAGAATCTGGGGTACATTGTGTACAGAACTGTATTGGAATATTATTCTGGAGATCCAGATGAGGATGcttatg ATATGAGAAAAGCATGTTCAagagatgtaaataaaaaatcagttATACCATTATCTCATCCTGTTAGACCTGATGAAGTGGATTGA
- the mldr gene encoding mitochondrial ribonuclease P catalytic subunit codes for MNIKMFHSLTRILSSRSNYNAIVIRAYSQFTAYNRKVQFDNQVEFLKSIDDGNGHNQDWTEVKNSIMSIKGNLNEKNIDAVLLKILVSSKKFVAAASFADHLKNKNEELSLGAINGILILYSKMGEATKISKEQKKFILDTHKSLYEKYKVLDSSTSENLLHVLCVIKEWEKAIKILDDIHLSAVPTHSAYSTVIATLFSLNKKKKAMELIQQSIDHRRPLQDNAYDEWIKYILRKYKDKKTISKYFDEIFVHLAANCASITEKTVNKIKDVYTSLEWDATFSRIRKSDGQCSCCKETLKCLSLSNEEFTQLQQIVKDKLIVGSDLLLKSSTDELKRFTDTVQRFAPFDVVLDGLNICYAVANGPHIQKLRLLNDVVDYFTKENKKILLLGRKHMLKWNKKFIEKIMSKTCYFFTDNLSQDDPFFITAAIMSGPKTDIVSKDLLRGHLFNLKDQNLKLLFRRWQWQHQWMVFHEGHKGANIQPPLKFTPCAQKTNNTWHIPYQSDATTSSGFVNDGTPDLRSWICLGQK; via the exons atgaatattaaGATGTTTCATTCATTGACTCGTATATTATCTTCACGAAGTAATT ATAACGCCATCGTTATACGAGCGTATAGTCAATTTACGGCTTACAATAGAAAAGTTCAATTCGATAATCAAGTGGAATTTTTGAAGTCAATAGACGATGGTAATGGCCACAATCAAGACTGGACAGAAGTTAAAAACTCTATCATGTCAATTAAAGGAAATCTTAATGAGAAGAATATAGAtgctgttttattaaaaatattggtgAGCAGTAAAAAGTTTGTTGCTGCTGCGTCATTTGCTgatcatttgaaaaataaaaatgaagagTTATCTTTAGGTGCAATAAAtggcattttaatattatacagtaaAATGGGAGAAGCaacaaaaatatctaaagaacaaaagaaatttattttagacactcataaaagtttgtatgaaaagtatAAGGTGTTAGATAGCAGTACAAGTGAAAATTTATTACATGTACTTTGTGTTATAAAGGAATGGgaaaaagcaatcaaaatattaGATGATATACATTTAAGTGCTGTCCCAACTCATTCTGCCTACAGTACTGTAATAGCAACTCTCTTTAGCCTTAATAAAAAGAAGAAAGCCATGGAACTGATCCAGCAAAGTATTGATCATAGGAGACCACTACAAGATAATGCTTATGATGAAtggattaaatatattttgcggAAGTATAAAGAtaagaaaacaatttcaaaatattttgatgaaatttttgtaCACTTAGCAGCAAATTGTGCTAGTATAACTGagaaaacagtaaataaaatcaaagatgTGTATACTTCATTAGAGTGGGATGCAACATTTTCTAGAATAAGAAAATCAGA TGGCCAATGTTCATGTTGTAAggaaacattaaaatgtttgtcATTATCTAATGAAGAGTTTACCCAATTGCAACAGATTGTGAAGGACAAGCTCATTGTGGGTTCagatttgttattaaaatcatcTACCGATGAACTGAAAAGGTTCACAGATACTGTTCAGAGATTTGCTCCATTTGATGTTGTTTTAGATGGACTTAATATATGCTATGCTGTTGCCAATGGACCCCATATCCAGAAATTACGTTTACTTAATGATGTAGTGGAttatttcacaaaagaaaataaaaagatccTTCTTCTAGGCAGAAAACATATGTTGAAATGGAATAAGaaatttattgagaaaattatGAGTAAAACTTGCTATTTTTTCACAGATAATCT CTCACAAGATGACCCTTTCTTCATAACAGCTGCAATAATGAGTGGACCAAAAACAGACATAGTGTCAAAAGACCTATTGAGAGGTCATTTATTTAACTTGAAAGACcagaatttaaaacttttattcagGAGGTGGCAATGGCAACACCAATGGATGGTGTTTCATGAAGGGCATAAAGGGGCCAATATACAG CCACCCTTGAAGTTCACGCCTTGTGCTCAGAAAACGAATAATACATGGCATATCCCGTACCAAAGTGACGCAACGACTTCATCAGGGTTTGTCAACGACGGAACACCAGATTTGCGGAGTTGGATATGTTTAGgccaaaaataa
- the Naa20A gene encoding N-alpha-acetyltransferase 20 A isoform X2, with the protein MCNNLDPLTETYGLSFYTQYLAHWPEYFQVVESPSGEIMGYIMGKAEGLGENWHGHVTALTVSPEYRRLGLAATLMNILEDVSEKKKAYFVDLFVRVSNKVAINMYKNLGYIVYRTVLEYYSGDPDEDAYDMRKACSRDVNKKSVIPLSHPVRPDEVD; encoded by the exons ATGTGTAA TAACTTAGACCCTTTAACGGAGACGTATGGGTTGTCATTTTACACCCAATATTTGGCGCATTGGCCTGAATATTTTCAAGTAGTTGAATCGCCCAGTGGTGAAATAATGGGATaca TAATGGGCAAGGCTGAGGGTCTTGGTGAAAACTGGCATGGTCATGTAACTGCCTTAACTGTTAGTCCTGAATATAGAAGATTAGGACTTGCAGCTAcacttatgaatattttagaaGATGTCTCTGAAAA AAAGAAGGCCTATTTTGTAGACCTATTTGTTAGAGTGAGCAACAAAGTGGCAATCAATATGTATAAGAATCTGGGGTACATTGTGTACAGAACTGTATTGGAATATTATTCTGGAGATCCAGATGAGGATGcttatg ATATGAGAAAAGCATGTTCAagagatgtaaataaaaaatcagttATACCATTATCTCATCCTGTTAGACCTGATGAAGTGGATTGA